A part of Thermococcus sp. SY098 genomic DNA contains:
- the hycI gene encoding hydrogenase maturation peptidase HycI, with amino-acid sequence MLKEFLQGAKKVVICGIGNEVRGDDAFGVIVAEELKSRLKSEKIVILNCGEVPESYVGKIINEKPTHVIFIDAVDFGGKPGEIVIADPEGTLGESFSTHKLPLKLLVGYLKQNINAKFILIGCQPKHLGLFVEISEEVRDSAEKLIEILAQELEF; translated from the coding sequence ATGCTTAAGGAGTTTCTCCAAGGAGCTAAAAAGGTTGTAATCTGCGGCATTGGGAATGAGGTTAGGGGAGATGACGCTTTTGGAGTCATAGTGGCAGAAGAGCTTAAAAGTAGGCTGAAAAGTGAAAAAATCGTTATTCTCAACTGTGGAGAAGTCCCAGAGAGCTATGTTGGTAAAATAATCAATGAAAAACCTACACACGTTATATTCATAGATGCAGTTGACTTTGGGGGCAAACCTGGAGAAATTGTAATTGCAGACCCTGAGGGAACACTGGGAGAAAGTTTTTCAACACACAAGCTTCCGCTTAAGCTCTTAGTTGGCTATTTAAAGCAGAATATAAACGCAAAGTTTATCTTAATTGGATGTCAGCCAAAGCACCTGGGTCTGTTTGTAGAGATAAGTGAAGAGGTAAGGGATAGTGCAGAAAAATTAATTGAAATCTTAGCTCAAGAACTGGAGTTCTAA